The window AGCGTGTGCGGTTTTCGAATGCGGCGTGATAGGCGTCGACGCAGGCTTGCACATCGTCTGCGTGCACATCGTCCTTCCAGCCATAACCTATCAGTTGCTGCTGGGTTTTGCCGGTGAAGTCGGTCCAGGGTTTGTTGAACCAATCGCAATGCCGGTCGGTTCTGGCGCGCCAGATCATCACCGGAGCGTTATCGGCCAACTCCCGGAATTCGAGTTCACCCAGGGTCGCGGGATCTACGGAAGGGTCATTTTCCAGCGTCATGAGGCCTATCCATTGGCATGCCTGGCGAGCCGGTGCTGAACAATTCCAGTAGACCGTGCGGCGGGAGCGCCGAGAGCTCCTGGCCGTCGAGCAAGGCCTGGGCGACGGACGCGCACTGGGTCAGATCTTCCGGGGCATAGGGCTTGCGCAGCAGACCCAGCGCTGCGTCGGCGTTGGCACGGGCGCAGAGCACCTGGCCGCTGACGAACATCGAGGTCATGCCATGGCGGGCCATGAGGGCGCGAGCCAGCTCAATGCCTTCGTCATGGCCGGCCAGATTGATGTCGACAAACGCGATATCCGGTTTCTCTTGCGCCGCCAATTGCAACGCATGGCTGACGTCATGGGCCGGACCAATCACTTCGTGATGCTCGGCAAGCGTGGCAGCTGCCAGCAAGGCCAGGATGGGATCGTCTTCTACCAGTAGAATGCGCATGTTTAATATCTGCTTTTGAGGCGGTTGCTGCGAAACACCGACCCTTTAATGGTCGATCACGTAGTGGGCGCAAAGGTTTTACGAGTTGCAAGGCTACGTTGTTGAAGATTGGGCTGTGCTACTGCAAATTGGTTCATATGAATCTTGCGAAACATTCAAAAGGGTGGAGTTAGCGGCTGTTGGGCTGATTTTTTTGCCCCGGCTTTGCGCGCAATGCTGCGTTCATAGCGCTCCAGCAACGGCTGAATGCTGACCCCATGCACCAGAATGCTCAGCGCCACTACCGACAACGTCAGGCCGATGCTCACCTGTTTGACATCCTCGGGCAGGCCATGGCCCAAGGCGAAGCACAGGTAGAACAGGCTGCCGATCCCGCGAATTCCGAACCAGCCGACCAGCGCCTTTTGCGCTCGGGTCAGCAGCGTGCGGCTGACCAGCAGCCAGACCGCCAGCGGCCGGATCACGCAGAACAGTGCCAAGGCCAGACCTATCGCGCGCCAATCCCAATAAAGCGCCAGTGATGCGCCCAGCAAGGTGATGAGCAGCACCTCCATGGAACGCTCCACCAGGCTGCTAAAGGCCAGCATGTCACCCATCATGACCCCGGCCGCCAGTTGCGATTCACTCAAGTCTTTTTCTTCAGCGACCGTGGCGCGCTCCACGCTGCCACTCATGTGGCCCAGCACCGGTTGCGCCAAGTGTTCGGCGGGTACCTCTGATTGGGTGATATGCGCTTCTGCACGGCGCAAGCCCAGGCCTGCGGCGAACACCGAGAGGAAGCCAAAGGCACCCAGCGTGTCGGCTACTACGTAAGAGACCGCGATCAGGGCCAGTGCGAGGAAGTCATTGGGCGAGGTGGTGCTGTCGGCATTCTTGATCCGCAGGTAGATCATCAGGTGACCCACGCCACGACCCATTCCGTAGCCGATCAATAACCCGGCCGGTACTCCCCACAGCAGGTTTTTCACCGCCCAGTGCTGGATCCAGTCCAGATCGCCATTGCCATGGGTCAGGAACAGCAGGGCAAAGATCACGAACGGAAACGCCGTGCCGTCGTTAAGCCCCGCTTCGCCGGACAGGCCAAAGCGTACGCGATCGAAATCCTGGGCGTTGTTGACCTGCACCAGCGAAGCGAGCACCGGGTCGGTCGGCGAGAGCATCGCCCCCAGCAACAGGGAAATCCCCCAGGACAGCCCCAACAGGTAATGCACGGCCAGGGC of the Paucimonas lemoignei genome contains:
- the pdtaR_1 gene encoding sensory box histidine kinase/response regulator translates to MRILLVEDDPILALLAAATLAEHHEVIGPAHDVSHALQLAAQEKPDIAFVDINLAGHDEGIELARALMARHGMTSMFVSGQVLCARANADAALGLLRKPYAPEDLTQCASVAQALLDGQELSALPPHGLLELFSTGSPGMPMDRPHDAGK
- a CDS encoding sodium/hydrogen exchanger family protein, with amino-acid sequence MSFILCMTVLGALLMMLALTSSYLRWLPVTTSAVCLAFGFAIGPMGLDVLKLDFREATHWLERLTEAAVLFSLFSTGIKLRLPLTSKAWRSAYWLAGPVMLATIAGTALAVHYLLGLSWGISLLLGAMLSPTDPVLASLVQVNNAQDFDRVRFGLSGEAGLNDGTAFPFVIFALLFLTHGNGDLDWIQHWAVKNLLWGVPAGLLIGYGMGRGVGHLMIYLRIKNADSTTSPNDFLALALIAVSYVVADTLGAFGFLSVFAAGLGLRRAEAHITQSEVPAEHLAQPVLGHMSGSVERATVAEEKDLSESQLAAGVMMGDMLAFSSLVERSMEVLLITLLGASLALYWDWRAIGLALALFCVIRPLAVWLLVSRTLLTRAQKALVGWFGIRGIGSLFYLCFALGHGLPEDVKQVSIGLTLSVVALSILVHGVSIQPLLERYERSIARKAGAKKSAQQPLTPPF